In Miscanthus floridulus cultivar M001 chromosome 5, ASM1932011v1, whole genome shotgun sequence, one genomic interval encodes:
- the LOC136452696 gene encoding putative ubiquitin-conjugating enzyme E2 38 isoform X2, with translation MIIGEKISNQKNKQALVHMDWPEHTTSGMSTNLAGPSVIPVIDAFSWNGLGGHHDNVAGPSAIPATNFYPWDGLGAYHGNNVAGPSAIPATNFYPWDGLGAYHGGALLPPFYSNEFVGAPGEDHSNKYYNYSTSLMESGSSFNSSANNYMDVPPGAGAVLPWGYMPSTEMPHQPSQTKVVNSEIDEKYKTFKQFDTVSDYSDNFYALTGQRDVHAVKKPSKAWVKRIQHDWKVLEKDLPEIIYVRVYEDRMDLLRAVIVGPAGTPYHDGLFFFDVYFPSRYPSKPPLVNYRSGGLRLNPNLYECGKVCLSLLNTWSGTGCEMWNPSNSTMLQVLVSIQALVLNSKPYFNEPGYAMHANTSQGEKQSMAYNEETFLLSCRTMLYSLRNPPKHFEDFIVGHFRNYGRKILKGCKSYMAGAQVGCLVGDGVQDVDEGDKSCSNNFKASLKPLFEDLLKEFTNIGVNCDEFRNPGDTKTEADTILKL, from the exons ATGATAATTGGTGAGAAGATATCAAATCAAAAGAATAAGCAAGCACTTGTTCATATGGATTGGCCAGAGCATACAACG AGCGGTATGTCTACAAATTTGGCTGGCCCAAGTGTTATTCCTGTCATAGATGCTTTCTCATGGAATGGCCTGGGAGGTCATCATGACAATGTTGCTGGTCCAAGTGCTATTCCTGCCACAAATTTTTATCCTTGGGATGGCCTAGGAGCATATCATGGAAACAATGTTGCTGGTCCAAGTGCTATTCCTGCCACAAATTTTTATCCTTGGGATGGCCTAGGAGCATATCATGGAGGTGCACTGTTACCCCCATTTTATTCTAATGAGTTTGTTGGGGCACCTGGAGAGGATCACAGTAATAAATACTATAATTATAGCACTTCACTGATGGAAAGTGGTAGCAGCTTTAACTCTAGTGCGAATAATTACATGGATGTTCCACCTGGTGCGGGAGCAGTTTTACCATGGGGGTACATGCCTTCAACTGAGATGCCACATCAGCCCAGTCAAACTAAGGTCGTCAACAGTGAAATTGATGAAAAGTATAAGACATTTAAACAGTTTGATACTGTTAGTGACTACAGTGACAATTTCTATGCATTGACAGGCCAAAGGGATGTTCATGCTGTTAAGAAG CCATCAAAGGCCTGGGTGAAGCGGATTCAACATGATTGGAAAGTCTTAGAGAAGGATTTGCCAG AGATAATATATGTACGAGTTTATGAGGATAGAATGGACTTGCTTAGAGCTGTCATCGTTGGACCAGCAGGCACTCCATATCATGATGGGCTTTTCTTCTTTGATGTCTATTTCCCTTCTCGATATCCAAGTAAACCTCCG CTAGTGAATTACCGATCTGGAGGATTGCGGCTTAACCCAAATCTCTATGAGTGTGGTAAAGTCTGTCTTAGCCTCTTAAACACCTGGTCTGGTACTGGATGCGAGATGTGGAACCCATCTAATTCAACCATGTTGCAAGTCCTGGTCTCCATTCAGGCCTTAGTGTTGAATTCCAAACCTTATTTCAATGAACCTGGGTATGCAATGCATGCTAACACTTCTCAAGGCGAGAAGCAATCTATGGCGTACAATGAAGAAACATTTCTGCTATCCTGCAGAACAATGCTCTACTCTCTTCGGAATCCACCAAAG CATTTTGAGGACTTCATTGTTGGGCATTTCCGCAATTATGGGCGCAAAATCCTGAAAGGATGCAAGTCATACATGGCCGGTGCCCAAGTTGGTTGCCTTGTCGGAGATGGGGTGCAGGATGTTGATGAGGGTGACAAAAGTTGCTCCAACAACTTCAAGGCCTCACTTAAGCCGTTATTCGAGGACCTACTGAAGGAATTCACCAATATAGGAGTTAACTGCGATGAATTCCGGAATCCTGGAGATACTAAAACTGAAGCAGACACCATACTGAAGTTATAG
- the LOC136452696 gene encoding putative ubiquitin-conjugating enzyme E2 38 isoform X3 — protein MDVPPGAGAVLPWGYMPSTEMPHQPSQTKVVNSEIDEKYKTFKQFDTVSDYSDNFYALTGQRDVHAVKKPSKAWVKRIQHDWKVLEKDLPEIIYVRVYEDRMDLLRAVIVGPAGTPYHDGLFFFDVYFPSRYPSKPPLVNYRSGGLRLNPNLYECGKVCLSLLNTWSGTGCEMWNPSNSTMLQVLVSIQALVLNSKPYFNEPGYAMHANTSQGEKQSMAYNEETFLLSCRTMLYSLRNPPKHFEDFIVGHFRNYGRKILKGCKSYMAGAQVGCLVGDGVQDVDEGDKSCSNNFKASLKPLFEDLLKEFTNIGVNCDEFRNPGDTKTEADTILKL, from the exons ATGGATGTTCCACCTGGTGCGGGAGCAGTTTTACCATGGGGGTACATGCCTTCAACTGAGATGCCACATCAGCCCAGTCAAACTAAGGTCGTCAACAGTGAAATTGATGAAAAGTATAAGACATTTAAACAGTTTGATACTGTTAGTGACTACAGTGACAATTTCTATGCATTGACAGGCCAAAGGGATGTTCATGCTGTTAAGAAG CCATCAAAGGCCTGGGTGAAGCGGATTCAACATGATTGGAAAGTCTTAGAGAAGGATTTGCCAG AGATAATATATGTACGAGTTTATGAGGATAGAATGGACTTGCTTAGAGCTGTCATCGTTGGACCAGCAGGCACTCCATATCATGATGGGCTTTTCTTCTTTGATGTCTATTTCCCTTCTCGATATCCAAGTAAACCTCCG CTAGTGAATTACCGATCTGGAGGATTGCGGCTTAACCCAAATCTCTATGAGTGTGGTAAAGTCTGTCTTAGCCTCTTAAACACCTGGTCTGGTACTGGATGCGAGATGTGGAACCCATCTAATTCAACCATGTTGCAAGTCCTGGTCTCCATTCAGGCCTTAGTGTTGAATTCCAAACCTTATTTCAATGAACCTGGGTATGCAATGCATGCTAACACTTCTCAAGGCGAGAAGCAATCTATGGCGTACAATGAAGAAACATTTCTGCTATCCTGCAGAACAATGCTCTACTCTCTTCGGAATCCACCAAAG CATTTTGAGGACTTCATTGTTGGGCATTTCCGCAATTATGGGCGCAAAATCCTGAAAGGATGCAAGTCATACATGGCCGGTGCCCAAGTTGGTTGCCTTGTCGGAGATGGGGTGCAGGATGTTGATGAGGGTGACAAAAGTTGCTCCAACAACTTCAAGGCCTCACTTAAGCCGTTATTCGAGGACCTACTGAAGGAATTCACCAATATAGGAGTTAACTGCGATGAATTCCGGAATCCTGGAGATACTAAAACTGAAGCAGACACCATACTGAAGTTATAG
- the LOC136452696 gene encoding putative ubiquitin-conjugating enzyme E2 38 isoform X1, whose product MIIGEKISNQKNKQALVHMDWPEHTTELQSGMSTNLAGPSVIPVIDAFSWNGLGGHHDNVAGPSAIPATNFYPWDGLGAYHGNNVAGPSAIPATNFYPWDGLGAYHGGALLPPFYSNEFVGAPGEDHSNKYYNYSTSLMESGSSFNSSANNYMDVPPGAGAVLPWGYMPSTEMPHQPSQTKVVNSEIDEKYKTFKQFDTVSDYSDNFYALTGQRDVHAVKKPSKAWVKRIQHDWKVLEKDLPEIIYVRVYEDRMDLLRAVIVGPAGTPYHDGLFFFDVYFPSRYPSKPPLVNYRSGGLRLNPNLYECGKVCLSLLNTWSGTGCEMWNPSNSTMLQVLVSIQALVLNSKPYFNEPGYAMHANTSQGEKQSMAYNEETFLLSCRTMLYSLRNPPKHFEDFIVGHFRNYGRKILKGCKSYMAGAQVGCLVGDGVQDVDEGDKSCSNNFKASLKPLFEDLLKEFTNIGVNCDEFRNPGDTKTEADTILKL is encoded by the exons ATGATAATTGGTGAGAAGATATCAAATCAAAAGAATAAGCAAGCACTTGTTCATATGGATTGGCCAGAGCATACAACG GAACTACAGAGCGGTATGTCTACAAATTTGGCTGGCCCAAGTGTTATTCCTGTCATAGATGCTTTCTCATGGAATGGCCTGGGAGGTCATCATGACAATGTTGCTGGTCCAAGTGCTATTCCTGCCACAAATTTTTATCCTTGGGATGGCCTAGGAGCATATCATGGAAACAATGTTGCTGGTCCAAGTGCTATTCCTGCCACAAATTTTTATCCTTGGGATGGCCTAGGAGCATATCATGGAGGTGCACTGTTACCCCCATTTTATTCTAATGAGTTTGTTGGGGCACCTGGAGAGGATCACAGTAATAAATACTATAATTATAGCACTTCACTGATGGAAAGTGGTAGCAGCTTTAACTCTAGTGCGAATAATTACATGGATGTTCCACCTGGTGCGGGAGCAGTTTTACCATGGGGGTACATGCCTTCAACTGAGATGCCACATCAGCCCAGTCAAACTAAGGTCGTCAACAGTGAAATTGATGAAAAGTATAAGACATTTAAACAGTTTGATACTGTTAGTGACTACAGTGACAATTTCTATGCATTGACAGGCCAAAGGGATGTTCATGCTGTTAAGAAG CCATCAAAGGCCTGGGTGAAGCGGATTCAACATGATTGGAAAGTCTTAGAGAAGGATTTGCCAG AGATAATATATGTACGAGTTTATGAGGATAGAATGGACTTGCTTAGAGCTGTCATCGTTGGACCAGCAGGCACTCCATATCATGATGGGCTTTTCTTCTTTGATGTCTATTTCCCTTCTCGATATCCAAGTAAACCTCCG CTAGTGAATTACCGATCTGGAGGATTGCGGCTTAACCCAAATCTCTATGAGTGTGGTAAAGTCTGTCTTAGCCTCTTAAACACCTGGTCTGGTACTGGATGCGAGATGTGGAACCCATCTAATTCAACCATGTTGCAAGTCCTGGTCTCCATTCAGGCCTTAGTGTTGAATTCCAAACCTTATTTCAATGAACCTGGGTATGCAATGCATGCTAACACTTCTCAAGGCGAGAAGCAATCTATGGCGTACAATGAAGAAACATTTCTGCTATCCTGCAGAACAATGCTCTACTCTCTTCGGAATCCACCAAAG CATTTTGAGGACTTCATTGTTGGGCATTTCCGCAATTATGGGCGCAAAATCCTGAAAGGATGCAAGTCATACATGGCCGGTGCCCAAGTTGGTTGCCTTGTCGGAGATGGGGTGCAGGATGTTGATGAGGGTGACAAAAGTTGCTCCAACAACTTCAAGGCCTCACTTAAGCCGTTATTCGAGGACCTACTGAAGGAATTCACCAATATAGGAGTTAACTGCGATGAATTCCGGAATCCTGGAGATACTAAAACTGAAGCAGACACCATACTGAAGTTATAG